The genome window AGGTGGCGGTGGCCGATCTCGACGGAGACCGGCTGGCGGCGCTGGCCGCTGAGATTAAAGACGCGGGCGGGCAGATGACGGGCATCACCGCCGACTGCGGCAAGCTCGCCGATATTGAAAAGATGATCAAAGAGACTTCCCGGGCATACGGTGGGCTCGACATTCTTGTGGCGGGCGCTATTCACAGGCCGACAAAGCCGATGATGGAGGTGACCGAGGCAGATCTGGACCTTGCGCTCTCGGTGAACGTGAAGGGTTATTTTCTCTCGGTCCAGCGAGCGGTGCCCGAGTTCCGAAAAAGAGGCGCCGGCAAGGTGATTCTTATCTCCTCGACATTCGGCTTTGCGGCGGCGCCAAATTTTTCAGTCTACTGCACCTGCAAGGGCGCGGTGGTGAACATGGCGCGGGCGCTGGCCTTTGATCTGGCGGCCGAGAACATTAATGTGAACGCGGTGGCGCCGGGCCCCATCATGACCGAGGGGATGCGCGAGCTCATCGCGGCCGACCCCACAATTGAGAGCCACCGCACCGCCCAGATGCCCCTGCCCCGCTTCGGGGAGCCTGAGGAGATTGCCGAGGCCATCATGTTCCTCGCCTCCGGGCGCTCGACCTATGTGCACGGACATAATCTGGTAGTGGACGGAGGATATCTGGCGGTCTAAGAAATTACAATTCACTCTCGATCTGCTCTCCAAAATGGTTTATATTACCTAAACAGTTTCAAAAGTACGGTAATTCATGAATATTGTTCTTAAGAGGAGAATTTTGAAATGCGCAATTGCCGAAAAATAGTCCTCGTGGCGATTCTTGCCGGATTCGCCGTGGGCTGCGCCAATTCGACGACCACCTGGTCGAAGACAGGCGTGGGAATGAAGCAGGCGGCGGCCGACCTGAAAGAGTGCGCCGGCGCGGGCGGACTGATGTACGAGGGTAAAGGCCTTGACGAGAAGCCGGTGGCATATGTCTCCAAGCGCACCTATACGTCCACGGCGGGCGTGCCGTTTGAGAAATGTATCATGGGCAAGGGCTATAAAAAGTAGGGTTTCGCTACAAGAAATTGGCTAGCGATTGCCCCCAGCAGGCTCCTTGACCGCACCAAGAAGGCCAGGAAGATCGAGGCGGCCCTGGTTCTCGAAAGGGAGCCGGGGGCGGAGAAATTCGTCCCTGAATAGGGTTCCTTTGAGGCGGTAGGTGAAGCTCCGCCCCCTACCAAGGACGGCGATCTGCTGAAGCATGTCAAAAGCAGATATCGTGGCGTGCGTCTTAACAAGGATCTCGCCCAGCCGAGGCACCTTAAAGGCTCCGCTTGAGAGTCCTCTCAAGAAACGCACGCCATTCAATTCGAGGGTGAAGCGCAGGCCCGTCGCGGCAATGGCGACCTCATTTGGATTGCGTACCCTGATGGTTACCTCGAAGCGCTGCTCAAGTAGCGTAATGCCATTTGGGGCCACATCCACGAGGCTGACCTCGATGGATTCAAGTTTGTTCTCCATCAAAGCGCACCCCCCAAGGGCGGTGGCCAGTACCAATACCACCAAACACCTTGCGACCGACCTCAGTGCGGTTAGCCTCAGTAAAGACATTTTTTTTAAACAAACACGTATCATTCATCCACTCCAAATTCTATCGATACCAAATTAACCTTGCTCAAGTGTGCTCTCCCATAGCTTTAGCCTTTATTCTACACCATCCGAGTGTGGCCCGCTGAAAAGATAACCTAAGCTTTTAAATACAGCGTTTAAGCAAATTTAATGGCGTAAACACAACTTCAATAAATCAAAAAATTACTCTTTCCTTACAAGTTCATAACATAAGTGCCCTGGCCGAAAGTTAGTTTGCATGTGAGGAGAACTCCTCTGTTGGCGCTCTCCCTGCTCAGGCTATCTGGCCTTAAATTGGTTTTCACGAGCAAATCGACCATACGGACCTCTTTAAAAATGCATCAGAAAGGATAGACAATCATGGAAGTCTCATCGGTAAGCCCCCCCCCAGTTCAGGCTGCCCCTCCCCCAACCGAGCAAAATGCACCCGCGACTGCGACTGAGGCAAGTCTTGAAGCCGCTCAACAACTCGAGAGCGGAGGCCCCCCTCCTGTCTCGGATGCCGACTCTGCGCGTGGCGAACTCCTGAATACATCCGCTTGAAAATAGCGTGATTACCCTGCCAAGAGAAATCTGTAATAAAGAGATCTCAGACAAACAATTCGACTGCAAATGATTTCCAGAACACCCGGGCCAAGGATGGTCTAGACCCTCTACCTCCAGCAGTTCTGATCATGGGTGCTAAACCCGAGGAACCACTGCGAGGAAATATTGTTAATGGTCCCTTCTAGCTCTTTTCACAAATAAAGTTAAATCTACGATACTTCCTCTCGTAAATTTTTCTCTTACCCCCTATTTAAACTTCTCTCTAAGGGACCCCTTTAATTGAGAGAGGAATTTATGCCTCACGCGTAATCAAAATCTCAGGTAATATTGCGTTCATCGCCACACCCGCAAGTCCAAATAACCACAATAACGTCCGCTGCCGGAGCATATAGCAACTTTCTATCTTCGAATTAGTTCTTGAGAAAACTTTCTGGCCTGGAATGAGTATGGGGTGCTAAATTATTATTGTTCCAATAATATGTGGGAAATTCTGTATTTTTTTATTAAACTGAATGGCCAAATCAAAAAGGATGGTATCGTATGGCCGTATGATTCTTGTTGAGAGCCCGGTGTTTTCTTCTTAGAGATATTTTTCACTCGCCCTTCAATAACGAGCAAATTTGCCGACCTGTCAAAATGGCAAATAAATTCAGGAATTGACTCAATTGAACCCTAACCTTTCGATGGAAACTGCCCTTGTTCATTATGGGGCTGGCAGAAAAGAGGAGGCCGAGAAAGCTTGCCAGGAGCTTCTTGCCTTAAAACCAGACCACCATGAGGCGCTGCATTTTCTCGGCATGCTCGCCTACCAGAGCGAAAATGCCACGCTTGCCATCGACTACATTTCTCGGGCTGTGGCGGCAAATCCATCCGAGCACGTTTATTTGTGCAATCTCGCCCTTG of Nitrospinaceae bacterium contains these proteins:
- a CDS encoding SDR family oxidoreductase — its product is VAVADLDGDRLAALAAEIKDAGGQMTGITADCGKLADIEKMIKETSRAYGGLDILVAGAIHRPTKPMMEVTEADLDLALSVNVKGYFLSVQRAVPEFRKRGAGKVILISSTFGFAAAPNFSVYCTCKGAVVNMARALAFDLAAENINVNAVAPGPIMTEGMRELIAADPTIESHRTAQMPLPRFGEPEEIAEAIMFLASGRSTYVHGHNLVVDGGYLAV